A genomic segment from Pistricoccus aurantiacus encodes:
- the accB gene encoding acetyl-CoA carboxylase biotin carboxyl carrier protein, which produces MDIRKVKKLIELLEESNISEIEIQEGEESVRISRHPNGASYPQAPAHYSYPQHPATPFASQETSAPASSSSSAPDTTPELPSGHAVTSPMVGTFYRAPTPGAKAFVEVGQRVRKGEAICIVEAMKMMNQIEADQDGVVEAILVEDGEPVEYDQPMLILS; this is translated from the coding sequence ATGGATATTCGCAAGGTCAAGAAGCTGATCGAGCTACTGGAAGAGTCCAACATCAGCGAAATCGAAATCCAGGAAGGGGAAGAGTCGGTTCGCATCAGCCGTCATCCGAATGGCGCCTCCTACCCCCAGGCTCCCGCTCATTACTCCTACCCGCAGCATCCGGCAACGCCTTTTGCCTCTCAGGAAACCTCCGCGCCAGCATCCTCCTCTTCCTCCGCCCCGGATACGACACCGGAACTGCCTAGCGGACATGCGGTGACCTCTCCGATGGTAGGCACCTTCTACCGTGCGCCGACCCCCGGCGCCAAAGCCTTCGTGGAAGTGGGCCAGCGGGTCAGAAAGGGCGAAGCGATATGTATCGTCGAAGCCATGAAGATGATGAATCAGATCGAGGCGGACCAGGACGGCGTGGTGGAAGCCATTCTGGTCGAGGACGGTGAACCGGTGGAATACGACCAGCCGATGCTCATCCTTTCCTGA